The Streptomyces sp. NBC_00691 genome has a segment encoding these proteins:
- a CDS encoding sigma-70 family RNA polymerase sigma factor: MHSDERRATALVEAARAGDADARDALVRAYLPLVHNIVGRALDGHADTDDIVQETMVRALDGLTGLRDPARFRSWLVAIAMNGIRRRWRERQQAPVPGLDRAAGLADPAAGDFTEATILRLGLSGQRRDVARATRWLDEDDRELLALWWLEAAGELTRAELAEGLGGISPQHAAVRVQRMKERLETGRAVVRALDAVPVCPDLAETVTPWDGRPSPLWRKRVARHVRTCAACTARVTGRSGLAPVEGLLVGLGLVPPLVIGLMDGPAAEPVAFDTVASHTTAPAPTTTDPAAPGTAGAHASGADGTAPDPAVSDGVSRWTPLRRVGVAGAAAVAVLGAVALLVPQEPHTRMEPGSPVAAPPATPAATTPPPSPTPTRAAPPTPTTTPPTPRRTPAPTPAPTREERVTGLVNRLRAQAGCAPLRIDPRLTEAARGYARDMAARGYFGHASPEGEFADTRITAAGYTWSAWAENLDRGTTDPASVVDDWTDGSMHEENMLDCRYRDTGVASAPGPGGTVWVQKLAAPAS, encoded by the coding sequence ATGCACAGCGACGAGCGCCGCGCCACCGCGCTGGTGGAGGCCGCCAGGGCCGGTGACGCGGACGCCAGGGACGCGCTGGTCCGCGCCTACCTGCCCCTCGTCCACAACATCGTCGGCCGGGCCCTCGACGGCCATGCCGACACCGACGACATCGTCCAGGAGACGATGGTCCGCGCCCTCGACGGCCTGACGGGTCTCCGCGACCCGGCCCGTTTCCGGTCCTGGCTCGTCGCCATCGCCATGAACGGGATCCGCCGCCGCTGGCGCGAGCGCCAGCAGGCACCCGTGCCCGGCCTCGACCGGGCCGCCGGCCTCGCCGACCCGGCCGCCGGCGACTTCACCGAGGCCACCATCCTCCGGCTCGGTCTGTCCGGCCAGCGACGCGACGTGGCCCGCGCGACCCGCTGGCTCGACGAGGACGACCGCGAGCTGCTCGCGCTCTGGTGGCTGGAGGCCGCGGGCGAGCTGACCCGCGCCGAGCTGGCCGAGGGCCTGGGCGGGATATCCCCGCAGCACGCCGCCGTCCGTGTCCAGCGGATGAAGGAACGGCTGGAGACCGGCCGCGCCGTCGTCCGCGCCCTCGACGCCGTGCCGGTCTGCCCCGACCTCGCGGAGACGGTCACCCCCTGGGACGGCCGCCCCTCCCCGCTCTGGCGCAAACGCGTCGCCCGCCACGTACGCACCTGCGCCGCCTGCACGGCGCGGGTCACCGGCCGCAGCGGCCTCGCCCCCGTCGAAGGGCTGCTCGTCGGCCTCGGCCTCGTACCGCCGCTGGTGATCGGCCTCATGGACGGCCCCGCCGCCGAACCCGTCGCCTTCGACACGGTCGCGTCCCATACGACCGCCCCCGCGCCGACCACCACGGACCCGGCCGCCCCCGGCACGGCGGGGGCACACGCGTCCGGGGCCGACGGGACCGCTCCCGACCCGGCCGTGTCCGACGGCGTCTCCCGGTGGACACCCCTGCGCCGGGTCGGCGTCGCCGGAGCCGCCGCCGTCGCCGTCCTCGGCGCGGTCGCCCTCCTCGTACCCCAGGAACCGCACACGCGCATGGAGCCGGGCAGCCCGGTCGCCGCGCCCCCCGCGACCCCCGCCGCGACGACGCCCCCGCCGTCGCCGACCCCCACCCGCGCCGCGCCCCCCACGCCGACGACCACGCCCCCGACCCCACGCCGCACCCCGGCCCCCACGCCCGCCCCCACGCGTGAGGAGCGGGTCACCGGACTCGTCAACCGGCTCCGGGCGCAGGCGGGTTGCGCCCCGCTGCGCATCGACCCCCGGCTCACCGAGGCGGCCCGCGGCTACGCCCGTGACATGGCCGCGCGCGGCTACTTCGGACACGCCAGCCCCGAGGGCGAGTTCGCGGACACCCGGATCACGGCCGCCGGGTACACCTGGAGTGCCTGGGCCGAGAACCTGGACCGGGGGACGACCGACCCGGCGTCCGTCGTCGACGACTGGACGGACGGGTCGATGCACGAGGAGAACATGCTCGACTGCCGGTACCGGGACACCGGAGTGGCGTCGGCCCCCGGTCCCGGCGGTACGGTCTGGGTGCAGAAGCTCGCCGCCCCCGCCTCCTGA
- a CDS encoding NADP-dependent isocitrate dehydrogenase: MTDSTIIYTHTDEAPALATYSFLPVIQAYASQAGVTVETRDISLAGRIIAVFPEFLEEGQRIPDALSELGDLAKTPGANIIKLPNVSASIPQLKAAVAELQAQGYALPDYPDDPRTDQDKDVRARYDKIKGSAVNPVLREGNSDRRAPGSVKNYAKNHPHRMGAWTSESKTNVATMSENDFASTEKSVVVTKDDTLRFEFTAADGTTSELREPLKVIAGEVVDAAVMRAAALRTFLGEQVAHAKAEDVLFSVHLKATMMKVSDPIVFGHVVRAFFPETFATYGQVLAGAGLSPNDGLGGVLKGLESLPQGDEIKASFEAELAAGPALAMVDSDKGITNLHVPSDVIVDASMPAMIRTSGHMWGPDGQEADTLAVLPDHSYSGVYQAVIEDCRANGAFDPSTMGSVPNVGLMAQKAEEYGSHDKTFEMAQAGTVRLVDSEGNVVLEQEVAEGDIFRACQTKDLPIQDWVKLAVTRARATGAPAVFWLDENRAHDAQLIAKVEQYLPEHDTEGLEIKILSPVDATTFSLERIRRGEDTISVTGNVLRDYLTDLFPILELGTSAKMLSVVPLMAGGGLFETGAGGSAPKHVQQLVKENYLRWDSLGEFFALAASFEHLATTTGNSRAQVLADTLDRATGTFLNEDKSPTRRLGGIDNRGSHFYLALYWAQELAAQTEDAELAKAFAPLAESLSADEQKIVDELVAVQGSPAEIGGYYQPDPAKAAAVMRPSATFNEAIASLA, from the coding sequence GTGACTGACTCGACCATCATCTACACCCACACTGACGAGGCGCCTGCCCTGGCGACGTACTCGTTCCTGCCCGTGATCCAGGCGTATGCCTCGCAGGCCGGCGTCACGGTCGAGACGCGGGACATCTCCCTCGCGGGCCGCATCATCGCCGTCTTCCCCGAGTTCCTGGAGGAGGGCCAGCGCATCCCCGACGCCCTCTCCGAGCTCGGCGACCTGGCCAAGACGCCGGGCGCCAACATCATCAAGCTGCCGAACGTCTCGGCGTCCATCCCGCAGCTCAAGGCCGCGGTCGCCGAGCTCCAGGCGCAGGGCTACGCCCTCCCGGACTACCCGGACGACCCGCGGACGGACCAGGACAAGGACGTCCGCGCCCGTTACGACAAGATCAAGGGCTCGGCCGTCAACCCGGTCCTGCGCGAGGGCAACTCCGACCGCCGCGCGCCCGGCTCGGTCAAGAACTACGCCAAGAACCACCCCCACCGCATGGGCGCCTGGACCTCCGAGTCCAAGACCAATGTCGCCACCATGAGCGAGAACGACTTCGCCTCCACGGAGAAGTCCGTCGTCGTCACCAAGGACGACACCCTCCGCTTCGAGTTCACCGCCGCCGACGGCACCACCAGCGAGCTCCGCGAGCCGCTGAAGGTCATCGCCGGTGAGGTCGTCGACGCCGCCGTCATGCGCGCCGCCGCCCTGCGCACCTTCCTCGGCGAGCAGGTCGCCCACGCCAAGGCCGAGGACGTGCTCTTCTCCGTGCACCTCAAGGCCACGATGATGAAGGTCTCCGACCCGATCGTCTTCGGCCACGTCGTCCGCGCCTTCTTCCCCGAGACCTTCGCCACCTACGGCCAGGTGCTCGCCGGCGCCGGTCTCTCCCCGAACGACGGCCTCGGCGGCGTCCTGAAGGGTCTGGAGTCCCTCCCGCAGGGCGACGAGATCAAGGCCTCCTTCGAGGCCGAGCTCGCCGCGGGCCCCGCCCTCGCGATGGTCGACTCCGACAAGGGCATCACCAACCTGCACGTGCCGTCCGACGTCATCGTCGACGCCTCGATGCCGGCCATGATCCGCACCTCCGGCCACATGTGGGGCCCGGACGGCCAGGAGGCCGACACCCTCGCTGTCCTCCCGGACCACAGCTACTCCGGCGTCTACCAGGCCGTCATCGAGGACTGCCGCGCCAACGGCGCCTTCGACCCGTCGACCATGGGCTCCGTCCCGAACGTCGGCCTCATGGCGCAGAAGGCCGAGGAGTACGGCTCCCACGACAAGACCTTCGAGATGGCGCAGGCCGGCACCGTCCGCCTCGTCGACTCCGAGGGCAACGTCGTCCTGGAGCAGGAGGTCGCCGAGGGCGACATCTTCCGCGCCTGCCAGACCAAGGACCTGCCCATCCAGGACTGGGTCAAGCTCGCCGTCACCCGCGCCCGCGCCACCGGCGCCCCGGCCGTCTTCTGGCTGGACGAGAACCGCGCCCACGACGCCCAGCTGATCGCCAAGGTCGAGCAGTACCTGCCGGAGCACGACACCGAGGGCCTGGAGATCAAGATCCTGTCCCCGGTCGACGCGACGACGTTCTCCCTGGAGCGCATCCGCCGCGGCGAGGACACCATCTCCGTCACCGGCAACGTCCTCCGTGACTACCTGACCGACCTCTTCCCGATCCTGGAGCTGGGCACCAGCGCCAAGATGCTGTCGGTCGTCCCGCTGATGGCGGGCGGCGGCCTCTTCGAGACCGGTGCCGGCGGCTCCGCCCCGAAGCACGTCCAGCAGCTCGTCAAGGAGAACTACCTCCGCTGGGACAGCCTCGGCGAGTTCTTCGCCCTGGCCGCCAGCTTCGAGCACCTCGCGACCACCACGGGCAACTCGCGCGCCCAGGTCCTCGCCGACACCCTCGACCGCGCCACCGGCACCTTCCTCAACGAGGACAAGTCGCCGACCCGTCGCCTCGGTGGTATCGACAACCGCGGCAGCCACTTCTACCTGGCCCTGTACTGGGCCCAGGAGCTGGCCGCCCAGACCGAGGACGCGGAGCTGGCCAAGGCCTTCGCGCCGCTGGCCGAGTCCCTCTCCGCCGACGAGCAGAAGATCGTCGACGAGCTCGTCGCCGTCCAGGGCTCCCCGGCCGAGATCGGCGGCTACTACCAGCCCGACCCGGCCAAGGCCGCGGCCGTGATGCGCCCGTCCGCCACCTTCAACGAGGCCATCGCCTCCCTCGCCTGA
- a CDS encoding phosphatase PAP2 family protein, producing MAPYDRPRAGGSPRPLETGDTWWYAAVAGEAAGSFSTRVRTRTRRGCLAAVLLLTVVYAGLVLTATGRRWGDGAMTGRRADAAAVTVLREHPSLAGLTTLSLVLGCVLLLATGLIRKRYALTGLAAGGVVTALALTGLLQRYAPRPRLADAGGLLSTGFPSAQTTLALGVAFGLALVVPYRLRSVAVGAATLWAVGVGAHTIAAGQHRPGDVIASGLVVLAVFCGLLALLARKGQVRPGARRGPALPGLPVTVPLALLAAGGLGVGLWLLGDTLALPSVAPYDPADLRLAHRCGQALAAGVVAAAALVLLGLLRRVDVEGAPTPYRLGGPFVEAAGVPRDGELVGPFTEDRDHEIS from the coding sequence ATGGCTCCCTACGACAGGCCCCGCGCGGGCGGCTCCCCGAGGCCGCTGGAGACCGGTGACACCTGGTGGTACGCCGCTGTGGCAGGCGAGGCCGCCGGATCGTTCAGCACCCGGGTCCGCACCCGGACCCGGCGCGGCTGCCTCGCGGCCGTCCTCCTGCTCACCGTCGTCTACGCGGGCCTCGTGCTCACCGCGACCGGCCGTCGCTGGGGCGACGGGGCCATGACCGGCAGGCGCGCCGACGCTGCGGCCGTGACCGTGCTCCGCGAGCACCCCTCGCTCGCCGGGCTAACCACCCTCTCTCTGGTCCTCGGCTGCGTCCTGCTGCTCGCCACGGGTCTGATACGCAAGCGGTACGCCCTCACCGGCCTCGCCGCCGGCGGGGTGGTTACCGCCCTCGCCCTCACCGGACTCCTCCAGCGGTACGCACCCCGCCCCCGGCTCGCCGACGCCGGCGGGCTCCTGTCCACCGGCTTCCCCAGCGCCCAGACCACGCTCGCCCTCGGCGTCGCCTTCGGTCTGGCCCTCGTCGTCCCCTACCGGCTGCGCAGCGTCGCCGTCGGTGCCGCCACGCTCTGGGCCGTCGGCGTCGGCGCCCACACCATCGCCGCGGGCCAGCACCGGCCCGGCGACGTGATCGCCTCCGGCCTGGTGGTCCTCGCCGTCTTCTGCGGCCTGCTCGCCCTCCTGGCCCGCAAGGGCCAGGTGCGTCCCGGCGCCCGACGGGGGCCCGCCCTCCCCGGCCTCCCGGTGACCGTTCCGCTCGCCCTGCTCGCCGCCGGCGGGCTCGGCGTGGGCCTCTGGCTCCTCGGCGACACCCTCGCCCTGCCGAGCGTCGCCCCCTACGACCCGGCCGACCTCCGGCTCGCCCACCGCTGCGGGCAGGCCCTCGCCGCGGGCGTGGTCGCCGCCGCCGCCCTCGTCCTGCTCGGCCTGCTCCGCCGTGTCGACGTCGAGGGCGCCCCCACCCCGTACCGCCTCGGCGGGCCCTTCGTGGAGGCCGCCGGAGTGCCCCGGGACGGCGAGCTCGTGGGGCCCTTCACCGAGGACCGCGATCACGAGATATCTTGA
- a CDS encoding glycoside hydrolase family 15 protein produces the protein MAGRIEDYALVGDLETAALVGTDGSVDWWCAPRFDSPACLAALLGDPGHGRWLLAPVGGSHCTRRSYRGDTLVLDTVWESLTGTVRITDFMPPRCPREDAPRIVRVVEGIAGRVDVRSELRVRFHHGSIVPWVRSVDRRTVAWVAGPDAAYLSCDPGVEPLVTPDRTTVDFTVTAGRRVSFVLGWRPSHAPAPAAAPPADVDAALTRTLALWNDWAAALRYEGPAREAVIRSLLTLKALTYAPTGGIVAAATASLPESLGGQRNWDYRFCWLRDSTFTLSCLLRGGCRREALAWKDWLVRAVAGDPADLQPLYGVEGQRQLPETQADWLPGYENSRPVRFGNAAVDQFQLDIYGEVLNTVYSAVRAGVALDAPDWALVASLLEYLGKRWQEPDEGIWEVRGPRRHFVHSKVMAWVGADRAVRLARVAGLRGSLGHWQALRNELRAEICAQGWSDEQQSFTQYYGSHQVDATALLIPRLGFLPADDPRVLGTVRAMARLDDHGFLRRYGDVRDGGTHELDDLGGTEGAFVACTLWYADALAMTGRTDEARAVFEGVLDVRNDVGLLAEEWDPVAGRQLGNMPQALSHVALVNTAFTLYGTRRHDRTGGSRHLAVA, from the coding sequence ATGGCAGGGCGAATTGAGGACTACGCCCTCGTCGGTGACCTGGAGACCGCCGCGCTCGTGGGGACCGACGGGTCCGTCGACTGGTGGTGCGCGCCGCGCTTCGACTCGCCCGCGTGCCTGGCGGCCCTCCTCGGCGACCCGGGGCACGGCCGCTGGCTCCTCGCCCCCGTCGGCGGGTCCCACTGCACGCGCAGGAGTTACCGGGGCGACACCCTCGTCCTCGACACCGTCTGGGAATCCCTCACCGGAACCGTCCGCATCACGGACTTCATGCCCCCGCGCTGCCCGCGCGAGGACGCACCCCGCATCGTCCGCGTGGTCGAGGGGATCGCCGGACGGGTCGACGTGCGCAGCGAGTTGAGGGTCCGCTTCCACCACGGCAGCATCGTGCCCTGGGTCCGCTCGGTGGACCGCCGCACCGTCGCCTGGGTCGCCGGACCCGACGCCGCCTACCTCTCCTGCGACCCCGGCGTCGAACCCCTCGTCACCCCCGACCGCACCACCGTCGACTTCACGGTCACCGCGGGCCGCCGCGTCTCCTTCGTCCTCGGCTGGCGCCCCTCGCACGCCCCCGCGCCCGCCGCCGCCCCGCCCGCCGACGTCGACGCCGCCCTCACCCGTACCCTCGCCCTCTGGAACGACTGGGCCGCCGCGCTCCGTTACGAGGGGCCGGCGCGCGAGGCGGTCATCCGCTCCCTGCTCACCCTCAAGGCCCTCACCTACGCCCCGACCGGCGGCATCGTCGCCGCCGCCACCGCCTCCCTCCCCGAGTCCCTCGGCGGGCAGCGCAATTGGGACTACCGCTTCTGCTGGCTGCGCGACTCCACGTTCACCCTCTCCTGCCTGCTGCGCGGCGGCTGCCGCAGAGAGGCGCTCGCCTGGAAGGACTGGCTCGTCCGCGCCGTCGCCGGCGACCCCGCCGACCTCCAGCCGCTGTACGGGGTCGAGGGACAGCGGCAGCTGCCCGAGACGCAGGCCGACTGGCTGCCGGGTTACGAGAACTCACGTCCCGTCAGGTTCGGCAACGCGGCCGTCGACCAGTTCCAGCTCGACATCTACGGCGAGGTGCTCAACACCGTCTACTCGGCCGTCCGGGCCGGGGTCGCCCTCGACGCCCCGGACTGGGCCCTGGTCGCCTCGCTCCTGGAGTACCTCGGCAAACGCTGGCAGGAACCGGACGAGGGCATCTGGGAAGTGCGGGGCCCGCGCCGCCACTTCGTCCACTCCAAGGTCATGGCCTGGGTCGGCGCCGACCGGGCCGTCCGCCTCGCCCGCGTCGCCGGGCTCCGCGGCTCGCTCGGGCACTGGCAGGCCCTGCGCAACGAACTGCGCGCGGAGATCTGCGCCCAGGGCTGGAGCGACGAACAGCAGTCCTTCACCCAGTACTACGGAAGCCACCAGGTCGACGCCACCGCCCTGCTGATCCCCCGGCTCGGTTTCCTCCCCGCCGACGACCCCCGTGTCCTCGGGACCGTCCGGGCGATGGCGCGGCTCGACGACCACGGGTTCCTCCGCCGCTACGGCGACGTCCGGGACGGCGGGACGCACGAACTCGACGACCTCGGCGGCACCGAGGGAGCCTTCGTCGCCTGCACGCTCTGGTACGCCGACGCGCTCGCCATGACGGGCCGCACCGACGAGGCCCGCGCCGTCTTCGAGGGCGTCCTCGACGTCCGTAACGACGTCGGCCTGCTCGCCGAGGAATGGGACCCGGTGGCGGGCCGCCAGCTCGGCAACATGCCGCAGGCGCTCAGTCATGTGGCCCTGGTGAACACGGCGTTCACGCTGTACGGAACCCGCCGTCACGACCGTACGGGGGGATCCCGTCATCTCGCCGTGGCATGA
- a CDS encoding glycosyltransferase family 2 protein: protein MSSDSHPLRRSTDRAPGSGTRTVSLVLTVRSGDGDPRPVLDPLLGQVPSTVGDVVLVGGPPGERRTRTGLTVRGLGPWDSSHGDIPHAGLLAATGDLVVLMDADGSMSPHEIPHYLHYLESGYDFVKGSRFIAGGDSADYPLSRRIGHRALLRVAHRMYGQHLTDLWYGFCAFRRSFVDLLDLREDGVELGAELVTHALHYGLRVAEVPSHELPRRHEPSPLRTVRDGTRILGTLLDERPHNALSRLAHRRRGHGSRHHAPG from the coding sequence ATGAGTAGTGATTCACATCCCCTGCGCCGTTCGACCGACCGCGCACCCGGTTCCGGCACGCGTACGGTGAGTCTCGTCCTCACGGTGCGCTCCGGCGACGGCGACCCGCGACCGGTGCTCGATCCGCTGCTCGGCCAAGTCCCGTCGACCGTGGGGGACGTGGTCCTGGTCGGTGGCCCGCCCGGCGAACGGCGGACGCGCACGGGGCTCACCGTGCGCGGGCTCGGACCCTGGGACTCCTCGCACGGCGACATTCCGCACGCGGGTCTGCTCGCGGCGACCGGTGATCTGGTCGTACTGATGGACGCCGACGGCAGCATGTCGCCGCACGAGATCCCGCACTATCTGCACTACCTGGAGAGCGGCTACGACTTCGTCAAGGGATCACGCTTCATCGCGGGCGGAGATTCCGCCGACTATCCGCTCTCGCGACGGATCGGACACCGCGCGCTGCTACGGGTCGCACACCGGATGTACGGCCAGCACCTGACCGATCTCTGGTACGGGTTCTGCGCTTTCCGGCGCTCTTTCGTGGACCTCCTCGATCTGCGCGAGGACGGGGTCGAGCTGGGCGCCGAACTGGTCACGCACGCCCTGCACTACGGCCTGCGCGTCGCCGAGGTGCCCAGTCACGAACTGCCGCGCCGCCACGAGCCTTCCCCCCTGCGCACGGTCCGCGACGGCACGCGGATCCTCGGCACCCTCCTCGACGAACGGCCGCACAACGCGCTGTCGCGGCTCGCGCACCGGCGACGCGGGCACGGCTCCCGCCACCACGCCCCAGGTTGA
- a CDS encoding dolichyl-phosphate beta-glucosyltransferase: MATARALPPLPRRLVRPPVDLELLIPAYNEQRRLPSTVDATVDFLAGRPWSSAVVVVDNNSADGTLDVLERFADSPVPVHAIGCSEQGKGAAVRRGIETSSARYIGFADADNATPVETLDRVMTLLREGHGAVIASRHAPGAHLDVEQSALRRGGGLVFRRLARLSLPGVADTQCGFKFFSGPLAHTIVRDCHIDGFAFDVELLAHVVRAGQDVVEVPVVWHDVPGSTFSARRDGLRSMADLLRISLAR, from the coding sequence ATGGCCACCGCCCGCGCGCTCCCACCGCTCCCTCGCCGGCTCGTCCGACCGCCGGTGGACCTCGAACTGCTCATCCCGGCCTACAACGAGCAGCGCCGGCTGCCCTCGACCGTGGACGCCACGGTGGACTTCCTGGCCGGACGGCCCTGGTCCTCGGCGGTCGTCGTGGTCGACAACAACAGCGCCGACGGCACCCTCGACGTCCTGGAGCGGTTCGCGGACTCCCCCGTACCGGTCCACGCCATCGGATGCAGCGAGCAGGGCAAGGGCGCTGCGGTCCGACGCGGCATCGAGACCTCCTCGGCCCGGTACATCGGCTTCGCCGACGCGGACAACGCCACCCCCGTCGAGACCCTGGACCGGGTGATGACGCTGCTGCGGGAGGGTCACGGCGCGGTCATCGCCTCACGCCACGCACCGGGTGCGCACCTCGACGTGGAGCAGTCGGCGCTACGGCGCGGCGGGGGTCTGGTCTTCCGGAGGCTCGCGCGGCTCTCGCTTCCCGGAGTCGCCGACACCCAGTGCGGGTTCAAGTTCTTCTCCGGTCCTCTCGCCCACACGATCGTCCGGGACTGCCACATCGACGGCTTCGCCTTCGACGTGGAACTGCTCGCCCATGTGGTGCGGGCCGGGCAGGACGTCGTGGAGGTGCCGGTGGTGTGGCACGACGTACCCGGTTCGACGTTCTCGGCACGGCGCGACGGACTGCGCTCGATGGCCGATCTCCTGCGGATCTCGCTGGCCCGGTGA
- a CDS encoding glycosyltransferase family 4 protein gives MTMTALDRLARTDLAFLNWRDPAHPDAGGAEAYCWEIARRFAAAGAHVTLVSSRYPGSRAREYRDGIRVVRAGGTFGVYAAAAAHLLRNRHAYDAVLDFQNGIPFFSPLFTPRWTADLCVIHHVHQHQFDTRFRWPMNSVGRVLEKQVSRRVYRGRPVVVVSPSTREGTRRELGFGNPIHIVPNGRPGKGLTAPTGQRSATPALTVVSRLVPQKRVDLILRAVPALRRRWPELRVDLCGDGPEGESLRKLAADLGIASTVEFHGYVCDERREELFHRAWLTVVPSVAEGWGLAVIEANAVGTPALAFDVPGLRDAIRPGVNGWLLDPDADLAAGVASALDALSTPEARSLTAARCRSWAAAFSWDASAERLAQVVLEDLQRIHRHRRSRRSASDLSVLTRFTSADPESTERAVRNSLRQTDAWHREGDAFRLLLHGCDEVRALNALSRLDVSEADIALANGHVVLLGTAEPGDGPAPGQARGRRP, from the coding sequence ATGACGATGACCGCCCTCGACCGGCTCGCCCGTACCGACCTCGCCTTCCTCAACTGGCGCGACCCCGCGCACCCCGACGCGGGCGGCGCCGAGGCGTACTGCTGGGAGATCGCCCGGCGGTTCGCGGCGGCCGGGGCCCACGTCACCCTCGTCTCGTCGCGGTACCCCGGCTCGCGCGCCCGCGAGTACCGCGACGGCATCCGCGTGGTGCGCGCCGGCGGCACCTTCGGCGTGTACGCCGCGGCGGCGGCGCACCTGTTGCGGAACCGGCACGCGTACGACGCCGTGCTCGACTTCCAGAACGGGATCCCGTTCTTCTCACCGTTGTTCACGCCCCGCTGGACCGCCGACCTCTGCGTCATCCACCACGTCCACCAGCACCAGTTCGACACCCGCTTCCGGTGGCCCATGAACTCCGTGGGGCGGGTCCTGGAGAAGCAGGTCAGCCGACGGGTCTACCGGGGCCGGCCCGTGGTGGTCGTGTCGCCGTCCACCCGCGAGGGCACCCGGCGCGAACTCGGCTTCGGCAACCCCATCCACATCGTGCCCAACGGGCGTCCCGGCAAGGGGCTCACGGCCCCCACCGGGCAGCGGTCCGCCACCCCGGCCCTCACCGTGGTCAGCCGGCTCGTGCCGCAGAAGCGGGTCGACCTGATCCTGCGCGCCGTGCCCGCGCTGCGGCGCCGTTGGCCGGAACTCCGCGTCGACCTCTGCGGGGACGGTCCGGAGGGCGAGTCGCTGCGGAAGCTCGCCGCCGACCTCGGCATCGCCTCCACCGTCGAGTTCCACGGGTACGTGTGCGACGAACGCCGGGAGGAGCTGTTCCACCGGGCGTGGCTGACGGTCGTGCCGTCGGTGGCCGAGGGCTGGGGCCTCGCGGTCATCGAGGCGAACGCCGTCGGCACCCCCGCGCTCGCCTTCGACGTGCCGGGGCTGCGGGACGCGATCCGGCCCGGGGTCAACGGCTGGCTCCTCGACCCCGACGCCGACCTGGCGGCCGGTGTCGCCTCCGCACTCGACGCGCTGTCCACCCCCGAGGCACGGTCGCTCACCGCGGCGCGCTGCCGCTCCTGGGCAGCCGCCTTCTCCTGGGACGCCAGCGCCGAACGGCTCGCCCAGGTCGTCCTGGAGGACCTCCAGCGCATCCACCGGCACCGGCGCTCCCGTCGCTCGGCCAGCGACCTCTCCGTACTCACCCGGTTCACCTCCGCCGACCCCGAGAGCACCGAGCGCGCGGTGCGGAACTCCCTGCGTCAGACCGACGCCTGGCACCGGGAGGGCGACGCCTTCCGGCTGCTGCTCCACGGCTGCGACGAGGTGCGGGCGTTGAACGCGCTGAGCCGCCTCGACGTCTCCGAGGCCGACATCGCCCTGGCGAACGGCCACGTCGTCCTGCTCGGCACGGCGGAACCCGGCGACGGCCCGGCTCCGGGCCAGGCCCGCGGGCGGCGGCCGTGA